Below is a genomic region from Rhodospirillum centenum SW.
CGATGAGCGAGGTCGCCGGCCGCATGTCCATCCAGGCCGGTGCCCACTGCCTGGAGAAGAGCTACGGCGGCATCGGCATCCTGCTGGGTGGCGTGCCCGGCACCCCGCCGGCCAAGGTCGCCGTCATCGGCGGCGGCGTCGTCGGCACCAATGCCGCCCGCATGGCCATCGGGCTGGAAGCCTATGTCACGGTGCTGGACAAGTCGCTGGACCGGCTGCGCCAGCTCGACATGCAGTTCGGCCGCCGTCTGAACACCGTCTATTCCAACGACGAGACGGTGGAGCAGGCGGTGCTGGAGGCCGATCTCGTGATCGGTGCGGTGCTGGTGCCCGGCGCCTCGGCCCCCAAGGTCGTCAGCCGTGAGATGGTGCGGCGGATGAAGCCCGGCTCCGTGCTGGTGGACGTCGCCATCGATCAGGGCGGCTGCTTCGAGACCTCGCACGCCACCACCCACGACAACCCGACCTATGTGGTTGACGGCGTGATCCACTACTGCGTCGCCAACATGCCCGGTGCTGTCGCCCGCACCAGCACCTTCGCGCTGAACAACGCCACGGCGCCCTTCGTGCTGGCGCTGGCGGACAAGGGCTGGCGCACGGCGCTGACGGACGATGTCCACCTGCTGAACGGCCTCAACGTGTTCGAGGGCCGGCTGACCCATCCGGGTCTGGCGCATCTCGGCGACGTGGTGCCCGCCGGGACGGCGATCGGGGCCTGACGCCCGCACGGGCGGGGTCCGCAGGGGCAGGGGATCGGTCGGCCGTCACGAGCGGACGGCCGGTCGCACCTCCACCCGGTCGAAGTCCTTCGCCACCATGACCGGCTCGAAGCGGGCGCGGGCTTCCGCCTCCACTTCGGCCGGGTCGTAGCGGTCGGACTGGTGCGTCAGCACCAGCCGGCCGACACCGGCTGCCTGCGCCAGCCGGCAGGCATCCGCTACCGTCAGGTGGCTGCGGCTGCGCGCCGTCGCCTCGTCGGCGGTGCGGTAGGTCGCCTCGATCACCAGCAGGTCCACCCCGCGCACCGACTCCACCAGGGCGTCGGCGTCGCCACAGTCGCCCACCACGGCCAGACTGGTCCCCCGCTCGGCCGGGCCCAGCGCGTCCTCCCGCCGGACGGTCCGGCCATCCGCCAGCGTCACGGCGCCGGCATGGGCCAGCTCATGCCGTTCGCGCCCCTCCGGAACGCCCAGCGCGTCCAGCCGGGCGCCGTCCAGCGGCCGGTGCTCCGTCTCCTCGAAGCGGAAGCCGAAGCTCTGCGTCTCGTGATGGCACACCGGAAAGGCAGTGACGGCGACCCCGCCGGTCTCGCAGAAGCGGCCCGGCTTCAGGGTGGCGTAGATCACGTCCAGCCCGGGATGGTCGTCGGGCCAGACCACCTGATCCAGCAGGACCCGGGCGATGTGCAGCGCCTCCTCCGAGCCGTAGAGCGTCAGCCTGTCGGCCTGATCCCAGAGATCGAGTGTCCCGACCAGGGAGGCGAGGCCGAGGATGTGGTCCAGATGACCGTGGGTCAGCAGGATCCTGTCCAGCCGGCGGACGCCGACGCCGCCCTGGCGGATCTGCCGCAGGGTGCCCTCGCCGCAATCCACCAGGAAGCGGTCGGTCTCATGCTCCACCAGAAGGGCGGAGAGGCCGCGCCGGGCCGAGGGCACGGTCGCCCCGGTGCCGAGGAAGGTGAGCTGGAACATGCGCCGTCCGTGATCGGGTCATCCGGTCCGGTCTGCCGGGGACTCGGCCGGCGCTGCGGGCGCGGCGGTTCCGGCGGACCGTTCCAGCACCTTACGCACTTCCGCGAGTTCCGTCCCGATCCCCTCCAGGGCCGCGGCGATCCGGGCCAGGGTATCCTGGCCCGCCTCCTGCGGACCGCCGGGGGGATCGTCGCTGTAGAAGCCGCCGGGCGGCTCGACGACGCTGCCGTCGTCCCGCGTCGGCACGTCGGTTTCGACCTCGCGGCCCAGGATGGTGCGCTTGCTCATGGCCGGCGGCCCCCGTCATCGTTCTCCGGAAGGGCGAACAGGCGGGGGCAAGGGGCGTTCCGGGCCGGCGTGATGCGGCGGCCCTGATGCGGCCGAACGACCTTTCGCCGTCCCAACCTTTATTGATCAAGGTCAATGTCGCCGGGTCCTGCCCCATGCAGGATCGTTACAGGTCGTTTTCTCTCCTTCAGGTGAGTCACCCCATGCCGGACAGCCTGTTTCGCTTCAGGGCCGAGGACGCCGTCGCCCTGTGCCTCGTCGATGTCGCGAACGCCCTGTCGCGGCAGAGCGAGGCCATCCTGGAACAGGCCGGCCTTACCGCGCCGCAGTGGACCGTTCTCCTGAACGTCGCCGGCGACGCCAATTTCCATGACGAGACGAAGATGACCGGCAGCATCTTCTCGTCGGAGATCGCGGCCGCGCGCGGCCTGTCGCGCCCGCACATCAGCGCCACCGTGACCGAGCTGATCCGCAAGGGCCTGATCCGTCAGGACGACGATCCGCAGGACCGTCGCCGCAAGCTCTTGTCCGTCACCGGCCAGGGACTGGCCGTGCTGCGCCGCTTGCAGCCGCTGCGCCAGTCCGTGAACGACATGCTGCTGGCCGATCTCAGCCCGACCGAGTGTGAGCGT
It encodes:
- the ald gene encoding alanine dehydrogenase codes for the protein MLVGVPKEIKNHEYRVGLTPGNVRQLVAHGHQVIVQRGAGTAIGLTDELYTAAGATLVDEPQEIFARAEMIVKVKEPQPHECCMLRPGQILFTYLHLAPDPEQTRLLQQSGAVCIAYETVTDRNGGLPLLAPMSEVAGRMSIQAGAHCLEKSYGGIGILLGGVPGTPPAKVAVIGGGVVGTNAARMAIGLEAYVTVLDKSLDRLRQLDMQFGRRLNTVYSNDETVEQAVLEADLVIGAVLVPGASAPKVVSREMVRRMKPGSVLVDVAIDQGGCFETSHATTHDNPTYVVDGVIHYCVANMPGAVARTSTFALNNATAPFVLALADKGWRTALTDDVHLLNGLNVFEGRLTHPGLAHLGDVVPAGTAIGA
- a CDS encoding MBL fold metallo-hydrolase, with product MFQLTFLGTGATVPSARRGLSALLVEHETDRFLVDCGEGTLRQIRQGGVGVRRLDRILLTHGHLDHILGLASLVGTLDLWDQADRLTLYGSEEALHIARVLLDQVVWPDDHPGLDVIYATLKPGRFCETGGVAVTAFPVCHHETQSFGFRFEETEHRPLDGARLDALGVPEGRERHELAHAGAVTLADGRTVRREDALGPAERGTSLAVVGDCGDADALVESVRGVDLLVIEATYRTADEATARSRSHLTVADACRLAQAAGVGRLVLTHQSDRYDPAEVEAEARARFEPVMVAKDFDRVEVRPAVRS
- a CDS encoding MarR family winged helix-turn-helix transcriptional regulator, which codes for MPDSLFRFRAEDAVALCLVDVANALSRQSEAILEQAGLTAPQWTVLLNVAGDANFHDETKMTGSIFSSEIAAARGLSRPHISATVTELIRKGLIRQDDDPQDRRRKLLSVTGQGLAVLRRLQPLRQSVNDMLLADLSPTECERLLHTLLTLRQRARAADHVAPALKQAS